In Helianthus annuus cultivar XRQ/B chromosome 3, HanXRQr2.0-SUNRISE, whole genome shotgun sequence, a single window of DNA contains:
- the LOC110927777 gene encoding uncharacterized protein LOC110927777 yields the protein MTPPKGMTMWKKKFFYIKSAALAVDMTFRNVTETIIAETIAMPSLKSVQWFPQLQTIESVKLTNTQLWLLRMMLRRGKNSKPVVREKSGEDAPAWRMFAPDFEGTVETVVCADGEQDHNTIIRSNFRVPTEAALAVELPVGKGDLGALGDPEAKGVPKRQTVKGVRFR from the exons atgactccccctaaggggatgacgatgtggaagaagaagTTCTTCTATATCAAGTCTGCTGCCCTTGCTGTGgatatgacgtttcggaatgtgaccgagacgatcatagcaGAGACCATTGCGATGCCCAGTTTGAAATCAGTGCAGTGGTTCCCGCAGCTGCAGACTATTGAGTCTGTGAAGTTGACTAACACGCAACTATGGCTGTTGCGTATGATGTTGAGGAGGGGCAAGAACTCGAAACCCGTGGTGCGGGAAAAGagcggtg AAGATGCTCccgcatggaggatgtttgctCCGGATTTCGAGGGTACGGTTGAGACCGTAGTTTGTGCGGATGGTGAACAGGATCACAATACTATCATCCgtagtaacttccgggtgcctactgaggctgcactggcagttgagttgccAGTAGGCAAAG gtgatcttggggccttgggggaccctgaagcgaaaggtgtgccaaagaggcaaactgtgaagggcgtgcgctttcgctaa
- the LOC110931659 gene encoding uncharacterized protein LOC110931659, producing the protein MDSNPLHPALTVTHIKSHIPILLEKDSTHYSTWKTLFQVHCQVYDVIDHLSPKKSAATSSSDTAAAAKDKDDAAAIAAEHLWTKLDALVKQWIYATISQPLLRIIIQPGQTALEAWTAVENEFNDNQNTRAIFLGQEFANLSLENFASMGDYFDHAKQISDQLAAVGSPVNNRMLVLQVLTGLTEQYDSISTVLQNRDPLPPSVKSAPV; encoded by the coding sequence ATGGATTCTAACCCGCTTCACCCAGCCCTCACGGTGACTCATATAAAATCCCATATTCCCATCCTGCTTGAGAAGGACTCTACACATTACAGTACCTGGAAAACTCTCTTCCAGGTCCACTGTCAAGTGTATGATGTCATCGACCATCTTTCTCCCAAAAAGTCGGCTGCTACATCTTCTTCTGACACCGCTGCTGCTGCCAAAGACAAAGACGACGCAGCCGCAATCGCTGCTGAACACCTCTGGACCAAACTGGACGCTTTGGTTAAACAATGGATCTATGCTACTATCTCGCAGCCTCTTCTCCGCATAATTATTCAACCAGGCCAGACTGCTCTTGAGGCTTGGACGGCTGTTGAGAATGAATTTAATGATAATCAGAACACTCGTGCTATTTTTCTGGGTCAAGAGTTCGCCAACCTTTCTCTTGAGAATTTTGCTTCCATGGGTGACTATTTTGATCATGCCAAACAGATTTCCGATCAACTCGCAGCCGTGGGCTCTCCAGTCAATAATCGCATGCTTGTTTTACAGGTTTTAACCGGATTGACGGAGCAATACGACAGTATCTCAACTGTCCTTCAGAACCGTGACCCGCTACCCCCTTCAGTGAAGTCCGCTCCCGTCTGA
- the LOC110929207 gene encoding 40S ribosomal protein S29 → MGHSNIWNSHPKTYGPGSRTCRVCGNSHGLIRKYGLMCCRQCFHSNAKEIGFIKYR, encoded by the exons ATGGGCCACTCAAACATCTGGAACTCTCACCCTAAGACCTACGGTCCTGGATCACGCACCTG CCGTGTGTGTGGGAATTCACATGGATTGATCAGAAAGTATGGCCTTATGTGCTGCAGGCAGTGCTTCCACAGCAACGCCAAGGAAATTGGTTTCATCAAG TACCGTTAA